The proteins below come from a single Miscanthus floridulus cultivar M001 chromosome 1, ASM1932011v1, whole genome shotgun sequence genomic window:
- the LOC136500213 gene encoding uncharacterized protein, with protein sequence MPMLPAAERPRLTLEDYIVFFTTRSGGGLNLHHLNDIIYMHGFAKLHRAPKPAMVDALRSVELMRPRRSTVPLNATAPPPGAATAAAAVLSAEEVTRGIEDLGWRECPVGSILSVRAGMLSPAAAAAEAPMPICAIAPGSAERISPPILVSASPLPPALPAAARRKRSRTGKAEAARRRRVLELLTLPSLETATPA encoded by the exons ATGCCGATGCTCCCGGCTGCTGAGCGGCCGCGGCTGACGCTCGAGGACTACATCGTCTTCTTCACCACCCGCAGCGGCGGGGGCCTCAACCTCCACCACCTCAACGACATCATCTACATGCACGGGTTCGCCAAGCTCCACCGCGCGCCCAAG CCGGCGATGGTGGACGCGCTCAGGTCGGTGGAGCTCATGCGCCCGCGCCGCTCCACCGTCCCCCTCAACGCTACCGCACCGCCGCCGGGAGCCGCCACGGCCGCGGCCGCCGTGCTCTCGGCTGAGGAGGTCACGCGCGGCATCGAGGACCTCGGCTGGCGCGAGTGCCCCGTCGGCTCCATCCTCTCCGTCCGCGCCGGGATGCTGTcgcccgccgccgcggcggccgaAGCCCCCATGCCCATCTGCGCCATCGCCCCCGGCTCCGCGGAGCGCATCTCCCCGCCGATCCTGGTCAGCGCCTCGCCCCTGCCGCCCGCTCTGCCCGCCGCGGCCAGGAGGAAGCGTTCCCGGACGGGCAAAGCGGAGGCCGCGAGGCGGAGGCGCGTGTTGGAGTTGCTCACGCTCCCGTCCCTCGAGACGGCTACCCCGGCCTAG
- the LOC136500219 gene encoding DEAD-box ATP-dependent RNA helicase 24-like, protein MSKRSKLEGFSIPRPTSYNFERSQPVQRLYRPTDDPDLDDNAFSDDAPSDVPASTAVEGKAEDEEEIDPLDAFMAEIQEEIRAPPPPLKPEALRRADSDDDEDDPVESFLRAKKDAGLTLAADAMRAGYDSDEEVYAAAKAVDAGMMEYDSDDNPIVVDKKKIEPIPALDHSTIEYDAFTKDFYEEKPSISGMSDQEVADYMKSLAIRVSGFDVPRPINFFQDCGFPVPLMNAIAKQAYEKPTTIQCQALPIVLSGRDIIGIAKTGSGKTAAFVLPMIVHIMDQPELDKEEGPIGVICAPTRELAHQIYLEAKKFAKPYNLRVAAVYGGVSKFDQFKELKAGCEVVIATPGRLIDLLKMKALKMFRATYLVLDEADRMFDLGFEPQIRSIVGQIRPDRQTLLFSATMPYKVERLAREILTDPIRVTVGQVGGANEDIKQVVNVLPSDVEKMPWLLEKLPGMVDDGDVLVFASKKARVDEMEKELNQRGFRIAALHGDKDQASRMETLQKFKSGTYHVLVATDVAARGLDIKSIKTVVNFDIAKEMDMHIHRIGRTGRAGDKDGTAYTLITQKEARFAGELVHSLIAAGQDVPNELMDLAMKDGRFRAKRDSRKGGKKGGKGKGGGGGAGRGRGVRGVDFGLGIGYNAESGSQVPAPRSAAVNSLKTGMMQQFKSSFVSGSSNTPSSNAPSFVRPALRGFVSGGTIGGDARPAQSAPTFVPASRPAQPAPSVPASRPEGNNNENGNSNPESSRDRSRERKRPSGWDR, encoded by the exons ATGTCGAAGCGCTCGAAGCTCGAGGGTTTCAGCATCCCGCGGCCCACCTCCTACAACTTCGAGCGCTCGCAGCCCGTGCAGCGGCTCTACCGTCCGACCGATGACCCGGACCTCGACGACAACGCCTTCTCCGACGACGCCCCCTCAGATGTCCCCGCCAGCACCGCGGTGGAAGGAAAggcggaggatgaggaggagatcgACCCGCTCGACGCCTTCATGGCCGAGATCCAGGAGGAGATCCGCGCGCCTCCCCCGCCGCTCAAGCCCGAGGCGCTTCGCCGCGCGGACTCCGACGATGACGAGGATGACCCCGTCGAGAGCTTCCTGCGGGCTAAGAAGGACGCCGGGCTCACGCTGGCCGCCGACGCCATGCGCGCTGGTTACGACTCCGACGAGGAGGTCTATGCCGCTGCCAAGGCCGTCGACGCCGGCATGATGGAATACGACTCCGATGACAACCCCATAGTCGTCGACAAGAAGAAAATAGAGCCCATACCAGCACTCGATCACTCGACCATTGAGTATGACGCCTTCACCAAAGATTTCTACGAGGAGAAGCCGTCGATTTCAG GTATGAGTGACCAAGAGGTAGCAGATTATATGAAAAGTTTGGCAATTCGGGTTTCTGGTTTTGATGTGCCAAGGCCAATAAATTTTTTTCAGGATTGTGGGTTTCCTGTACCGCTAATGAATGCTATTGCCAAGCAAGCTTATGAAAAACCAACTACAATTCAGTGCCAGGCTTTACCTATTGTACTTTCAGGCAGAGATATCATTGGTATTGCAAAAACTGGTTCTGGCAAAACTGCAGCTTTTGTGCTCCCTATGATTGTTCATATTATGGATCAGCCTGAGCTTGACAAAGAAGAAGGTCCAATAGGAGTCATTTGTGCTCCAACAAGAGAATTGGCACATCAGATATATCTCGAAGCTAAGAAGTTTGCAAAGCCTTACAACCTTCGAGTTGCTGCTGTATATGGTGGTGTTTCCAAATTTGACCAGTTTAAAGAACTGAAAGCAGGCTGTGAAGTAGTCATTGCAACTCCAGGGAGATTAATAGACTTGCTGAAGATGAAGGCATTGAAGATGTTCAGGGCAACTTATCTGGTTCTTGATGAAGCTGATCGCATGTTCGATCTTGGATTTGAGCCACAAATACGATCCATTGTTGGTCAAATTAGACCAGATCGACAAACCTTACTTTTTTCTGCAACAATGCCATACAAAGTAGAGCGTTTGGCAAGAGAAATATTGACTGATCCTATTAGAGTTACAGTTGGTCAAGTTGGCGGTGCTAATGAAGACATTAAACAAGTTGTTAATGTACTCCCTTCTGATGTTGAGAAAATGCCTTGGCTTTTGGAGAAATTGCCTGGAATGGTTGATGATGGAGATGTTCTTGTATTCGCATCTAAGAAGGCTAGAGTGGATGAGATGGAGAAAGAGTTGAATCAGAGAGGATTCAGAATTGCAGCACTTCATGGTGACAAGGATCAAGCTTCTCGCATGGAGACCCTGCAGAAGTTCAAATCTGGGACATATCATGTTCTGGTTGCAACTGATGTTGCTGCACGAGGTCTTGACATCAAATCGATTAAAACAGTTGTCAACTTTGATATCGCAAAAGAAATGGATATGCATATTCACCGAATTGGAAGAACTGGTCGTGCTGGTGATAAAGATGGCACTGCATACACTCTGATTACACAGAAGGAAGCACGCTTTGCTGGTGAACTGGTTCACAGTTTGATTGCTGCTGGCCAGGATGTACCCAATGAACTCATGGATCTGGCTATGAAG GATGGAAGATTCAGAGCAAAACGGGACTCCAGGAAAG GTGGGAAGAAAGGTGGCAAAGGaaaaggtggtggtggaggtgctggGCGCGGTCGTGGTGTGCGTGGAGTTGATTTTGGCCTCGGCATAGGTTACAATGCTGAATCTGGTTCGCAAGTGCCTGCTCCAAGATCTGCTGCTGTAAATTCGCTGAAGACAGGAATGATGCAGCAATTTAAGAGCAGCTTTGTCTCTGGATCTTCAAATACTCCAAGCAGCAATGCACCTTCCTTTGTAAGACCAGCACTCCGTGGCTTTGTGTCTGGCGGCACCATTGGAGGAGATGCGCGGCCTGCACAGTCGGCCCCCACTTTCGTCCCTGCATCCCGGCCAGCACAGCCTGCCCCCTCAGTCCCTGCATCCCGGCCTGAAGGAAACAACAATGAAAATGGGAACTCAAATCCAGAAAG TTCACGGGATCGGTCCAGGGAGAGAAAACGACCATCAGGTTGGGATCGTTAG